The DNA region TCAAACAGCCTGCCAGGTTCCTATTGTGGACTTCACTGACGAGGAGTTGAAACCTGGTACAGCAAAGTGGGCTTCAGCATGCCTAGTGATTCGGAGTGCACTTGAGGATCATGGTTGTTTTTATGCTTTGTGTGATAAAGTTCCTATGGACCTTTACAACTCAGTTTTTGCTCTAATGGAAGAACTATTTTATCTTCCATTGGAAACAAAATTGCAAAAGATGAGTGATAAGCCCTACCATGGCTATTATGGACAATTTACTCATCTCCCTCTATATGAATCCCTAGGGATCAATGATCCATTGACCATGGAAGGAGTTCAAAACTTCACCAAACTAATGTGGCCAGCAGGATATGATCATTTCTGGTACTTCTAAACATTAAATTTAGTTGtgttgtttgatttttcatttatatttttatttaatttcctagtcatatatatttctttaactGAGACGAATGATGTCGTACGTGTGATTAATGTAGCCGATTTTATGCAGTGAGATaaggtttttgttgttgtagttTTTTGGCTAGTCATTCTATGTGTTGCCGTTATTGactattgttttcaatttttcattttgtgatAATAgtgagactctcagtctctatGCAAAGCTGTTGGTAGAATTGGACCATATGGCTAAAAGAATGGTTTTTGATGGCTATGGTTTGGACCAAAGGCACTGTGATTCCCTTCTCGAATCAACCAATTACATGCTCCGGAGCTTCAAATATAGACTACCGCAGAAGGATGAAAACAATTTGGGATTGCATGCTCACACTGACACCTCCTTCTTTACCATTCTGCATCAGAATAATGTAAATGGTTTGcaagtaaaattgaaaaatggagaGTGGGTTGATATTGATCTCTCACCCTTCATGCTTCTGATCCTTGCAGGCGATGCATTTAAGGTAGGTCATTTTTCTGATGTGCATCTAATTAACCAAAGTACAAAACtgctcaagaatgaaaatgttttgaattatatatctatatatagcaTCTAACgtaagtattttaatttctagCTTTAGTCTTGGTCCCTTGACCTGTGTCAGGTTATTTACGGTTTATTTAGACTTATTATGATATAACCACTTGTATAAGTATTtgag from Glycine soja cultivar W05 chromosome 8, ASM419377v2, whole genome shotgun sequence includes:
- the LOC114424673 gene encoding probable 2-oxoglutarate-dependent dioxygenase AOP1; this encodes MGSQTACQVPIVDFTDEELKPGTAKWASACLVIRSALEDHGCFYALCDKVPMDLYNSVFALMEELFYLPLETKLQKMSDKPYHGYYGQFTHLPLYESLGINDPLTMEGVQNFTKLMWPAGYDHFCETLSLYAKLLVELDHMAKRMVFDGYGLDQRHCDSLLESTNYMLRSFKYRLPQKDENNLGLHAHTDTSFFTILHQNNVNGLQVKLKNGEWVDIDLSPFMLLILAGDAFKVWSNDRIHCCEHRVIIKGKKDRYSMGLFSLGGKMVETPEELVDEDHPRRYKPFDHYEYLRFYATKKALESECRIKAFCGIDYANEK